The proteins below are encoded in one region of Cellvibrio zantedeschiae:
- a CDS encoding DUF2799 domain-containing protein, with product MNNKYIGIVCMLVLLSGCATMSKEECKQADWYIKGVEDATKGFPLDRVIEHGKACARIKITPDMKEYREGHAKGARLYCVPEKGYSEGRDGAAYNGICPVELEPKFLRAYRDGQELYRIQQNMNRMLNEINGNNSQIDSYYNEISRLKYEIVNSRDENDRRYKMRRIDELEQDIRNLSLNADRAARELELFKNDYRVVEDKHRRMGYL from the coding sequence ATGAATAATAAATATATCGGGATAGTTTGCATGCTCGTGCTTTTATCCGGCTGTGCGACTATGAGTAAAGAAGAGTGTAAGCAAGCGGATTGGTATATAAAAGGTGTTGAAGACGCTACCAAAGGCTTTCCGCTGGATCGCGTTATTGAACATGGCAAGGCTTGTGCACGTATAAAAATAACTCCCGATATGAAGGAGTACCGCGAAGGGCACGCCAAGGGCGCGCGCTTATATTGCGTGCCGGAAAAAGGCTACAGCGAGGGCAGGGATGGCGCTGCTTACAATGGCATTTGTCCGGTGGAGTTGGAACCAAAGTTTTTGCGCGCTTACCGTGATGGCCAGGAGCTCTACAGGATTCAACAAAACATGAATCGCATGCTCAATGAAATCAATGGCAACAATTCACAAATTGATAGCTATTACAACGAAATATCACGCTTGAAATACGAGATAGTGAACAGTCGTGATGAAAATGATCGCCGCTACAAAATGCGCCGTATTGACGAGTTAGAGCAGGACATCCGCAATCTATCGCTCAATGCTGATCGCGCCGCGCGCGAATTGGAATTATTTAAAAATGATTACCGGGTGGTGGAGGATAAACATCGCCGCATGGGGTATCTATAG
- a CDS encoding dicarboxylate/amino acid:cation symporter, translating into MPSLNQQIFIGAFVGLVVGSLLNQFGGAGEIQNGVLYASTLVANFFVDLLKMVLIPLVFTTLVVGVANLQAHKNIHKVWTTTLIFFATSTSLAMLLGLVVMNLFRPGEGMHLAMFHDAMGNFQPLKMTTSEFFVHFLHNIFQNPFSALAKGDVMGVVVFALFLGVALVMGGERYRNILNLFQEFLDVMMRIIGWIMYIAPLGVCALLLKLAATQNVELLATLTKFVVIVTGATLFHGVVVLPLLLFLVTKKSPFWFWRGAREALITAFATSSSNATLPVTLRCTEKNLNVRKDVAGFVVPLGATLNMDGTALYEAAAALFVANLAGIDLNLSQQLVVFFTAMVASIGAPGLPSAGMVTMVLVLQAVGLPVEAIAILLPIDRLLDTVRTAVNVQGDMIGSVIVQNYVDKSEQIR; encoded by the coding sequence ATGCCGAGTTTAAATCAGCAAATTTTTATAGGCGCGTTTGTCGGATTAGTGGTAGGTAGTTTACTCAATCAATTTGGTGGAGCAGGCGAAATCCAAAACGGCGTGCTCTACGCCAGTACATTGGTCGCCAACTTCTTTGTTGATTTACTAAAAATGGTATTAATACCTTTGGTGTTTACCACTTTGGTAGTTGGCGTTGCAAATTTACAAGCACATAAAAATATCCATAAAGTCTGGACAACCACCTTAATCTTTTTTGCTACTTCCACGAGTTTGGCGATGCTGTTGGGTTTGGTGGTGATGAATTTATTTCGTCCTGGTGAAGGAATGCACCTTGCGATGTTCCATGATGCCATGGGGAATTTCCAGCCCCTTAAAATGACGACATCCGAATTCTTTGTTCACTTTTTACATAACATTTTCCAAAACCCTTTTTCCGCTTTGGCAAAAGGCGATGTTATGGGCGTGGTGGTTTTTGCACTATTTCTCGGCGTTGCTTTGGTAATGGGAGGCGAGCGTTACCGCAATATATTGAATTTATTCCAGGAGTTCCTGGATGTAATGATGCGCATCATCGGTTGGATTATGTATATAGCCCCGCTCGGTGTGTGCGCACTTTTGCTGAAGTTGGCTGCCACGCAAAATGTCGAGTTACTCGCAACCCTTACAAAATTTGTAGTGATTGTTACGGGAGCAACATTATTTCATGGCGTAGTTGTTCTTCCATTGCTGCTATTTTTAGTGACAAAAAAATCACCCTTCTGGTTTTGGCGTGGTGCTCGCGAAGCTCTTATAACAGCTTTCGCCACCAGCTCCAGTAATGCAACACTTCCGGTTACCTTGCGCTGTACTGAGAAAAATTTAAACGTGCGCAAAGATGTTGCCGGTTTTGTGGTTCCTTTGGGCGCAACTTTGAATATGGATGGTACCGCTTTATATGAAGCCGCTGCCGCATTGTTTGTAGCGAATTTGGCGGGAATTGATTTAAATCTTTCACAACAGTTGGTGGTATTTTTTACGGCTATGGTTGCATCTATAGGAGCGCCAGGCTTGCCAAGTGCAGGTATGGTGACCATGGTATTAGTGCTACAAGCTGTTGGGCTACCGGTTGAAGCTATTGCAATTTTATTACCTATTGACCGCTTATTGGATACGGTGCGCACAGCGGTGAATGTGCAAGGCGATATGATTGGCAGCGTGATTGTGCAAAATTATGTCGATAAGAGTGAACAAATCCGTTAA
- a CDS encoding DUF418 domain-containing protein produces the protein MTTSSLLQHPDTPQRISLVDALRGFALMGLFLVHSIELFELYWQNPVESKVHDVIFFLFAGKAYAIFAMLFGISFFIIMDKQAQKGVDFRLRFAWRLLILFALGTLNSMVYSGEVLQVLAGYGFFLILLYRVPTKWLIALAILFLLTPNLIYHYWAAMNNLPGANDKLLSSVLYEHTGEMWTTGSLTEVLAFNVTTGSLAKWFFFFDGARGFQLFGLFFIGLVLGRIGFLVHPIKFTHVRKTLFVFAILAAIGLFALQQYLNTPAIKAQWPTTGNAKWFLDEMVNGYFCVAFMTILVLSFIAIYLKPLGQKVLDVLAPVGRMSLTIYVSQSLCSVPFFYGYGLHMYDKLSQAQALMIGMAFFSLQVLFAHWWLKRFHYGPLEWVWRAATYLTTNVPFVKR, from the coding sequence ATGACTACATCCTCCCTTTTGCAACACCCGGATACACCCCAGCGCATCTCGCTGGTCGACGCGCTACGGGGCTTTGCCCTCATGGGTTTATTCCTGGTGCATTCCATCGAACTCTTTGAACTCTACTGGCAAAACCCCGTTGAGAGCAAAGTACACGATGTTATTTTCTTTTTATTTGCCGGTAAGGCCTATGCAATATTTGCCATGTTGTTCGGCATTAGCTTTTTTATCATTATGGATAAACAGGCGCAAAAAGGTGTTGACTTCCGTTTACGATTTGCGTGGCGTTTATTAATTTTGTTCGCCTTGGGAACGCTTAATAGCATGGTGTATTCCGGCGAAGTGCTGCAGGTTTTGGCAGGCTACGGTTTCTTTTTGATTCTGCTGTATCGCGTTCCAACTAAATGGCTAATTGCGCTGGCGATTTTATTTTTGCTCACACCAAATCTTATTTATCACTATTGGGCCGCCATGAACAATTTACCGGGCGCCAATGACAAATTGCTCAGCTCGGTTTTGTACGAACATACAGGCGAAATGTGGACAACAGGATCACTCACCGAAGTGCTTGCGTTCAATGTCACCACGGGCTCGCTAGCAAAATGGTTTTTCTTTTTTGATGGTGCTCGCGGCTTCCAACTATTTGGTTTGTTTTTTATAGGCCTTGTCTTGGGGCGCATTGGTTTCCTGGTGCATCCGATTAAATTTACTCACGTTCGCAAAACACTATTTGTATTTGCCATATTAGCTGCGATCGGATTATTCGCGTTGCAACAATATTTGAATACCCCGGCAATTAAAGCGCAATGGCCAACAACGGGTAATGCGAAATGGTTTTTAGATGAAATGGTCAATGGTTACTTCTGCGTAGCCTTTATGACTATTTTAGTCTTGTCATTTATTGCCATTTATTTGAAACCTCTTGGTCAAAAAGTTCTCGATGTGCTCGCACCCGTTGGCCGTATGAGCTTAACGATTTATGTTAGCCAAAGCCTGTGCAGTGTTCCTTTTTTCTACGGCTATGGCTTGCACATGTACGACAAGCTTTCGCAAGCGCAAGCACTTATGATCGGGATGGCATTTTTTAGCCTGCAAGTATTGTTTGCGCACTGGTGGTTAAAACGCTTCCATTACGGCCCTCTAGAGTGGGTGTGGAGAGCAGCAACTTATTTAACGACCAATGTTCCGTTTGTAAAACGCTAA
- a CDS encoding MATE family efflux transporter produces MSSAPHETPALKSKTFLVTLLMLALPVAGQMLLQSFLGMADVMMVAPLGEQSIAAVGLAAKIHFLLLVLMSGFATGGSVLIAQYFGAKDFVSCQRMLAVTLVVGISIILPIMFLCGFAAPIWIHWINPDPEVAKLAAQFLVITAPVLLLTQIIVIIEASLRALGQTTMPLFAGVIAAIINVTLNYALITGNWGFPALGIAGAAWATLTARCVQLLFMLAYVYGTRHGFALKFKQLAQGIDPVQIKRYLAFSLPLVANYGIWAVGNATYHVLTGFAGTDALAVMGMVVPVESTFFALFVGIANAAAVLIGRSLGADQTEEAWRLQKFFNRITLFLVIIFSSTLWFARPLVVDIFKPMADETAQLLMQTLAVFCGLVWLKVLNMIRIIGVLRAGGDNKFCLITDTIVMWLFGLPIYALAIFVGGWPFTILYALMFFEDALKFLPVYFRIQKRKWMKNLTLSH; encoded by the coding sequence GTGTCGTCCGCCCCCCATGAAACCCCCGCTCTAAAGTCCAAAACCTTTTTGGTAACCCTATTAATGCTTGCCCTGCCGGTTGCCGGGCAAATGTTGCTGCAATCCTTCCTGGGGATGGCAGATGTAATGATGGTCGCGCCGCTGGGTGAACAGTCAATTGCTGCGGTGGGGCTTGCTGCAAAAATCCATTTTTTATTGTTGGTGTTGATGAGCGGTTTCGCGACCGGTGGCAGCGTGCTCATTGCCCAGTATTTTGGTGCAAAAGATTTTGTGAGTTGCCAGCGCATGCTGGCGGTTACATTGGTGGTTGGTATTTCTATTATCCTTCCCATCATGTTCCTTTGTGGTTTTGCCGCTCCAATCTGGATTCACTGGATAAATCCAGATCCTGAAGTTGCAAAACTTGCTGCGCAATTTTTGGTGATTACCGCGCCCGTACTTTTGCTGACACAAATTATTGTCATTATTGAAGCCTCTTTACGCGCGCTTGGTCAAACCACCATGCCGTTATTCGCGGGCGTGATTGCTGCAATCATTAATGTGACTTTAAATTACGCGTTAATTACCGGCAATTGGGGTTTCCCGGCCCTGGGTATTGCAGGCGCCGCCTGGGCGACGCTTACTGCTCGCTGTGTGCAGCTTCTGTTTATGCTGGCTTATGTGTATGGCACCAGGCACGGTTTTGCATTGAAGTTCAAACAGCTCGCGCAGGGAATTGATCCTGTGCAAATCAAACGTTATCTCGCTTTTTCTTTACCGCTGGTTGCTAACTACGGCATTTGGGCCGTGGGTAATGCAACCTATCATGTGTTGACCGGCTTTGCTGGCACCGATGCTCTGGCAGTTATGGGCATGGTGGTACCTGTTGAAAGTACATTCTTTGCTTTATTTGTAGGCATCGCCAATGCGGCAGCGGTTCTTATTGGTCGTTCGCTGGGTGCTGACCAAACGGAAGAAGCATGGCGATTACAAAAATTCTTTAACCGTATCACTTTATTTCTGGTAATTATTTTTTCCAGCACATTGTGGTTTGCACGACCTTTGGTGGTAGATATTTTTAAGCCTATGGCTGATGAAACTGCCCAGTTGCTCATGCAAACACTCGCTGTTTTTTGCGGATTAGTGTGGTTAAAAGTATTGAATATGATCCGCATTATCGGCGTGCTTCGCGCAGGCGGTGACAACAAATTTTGCCTAATTACCGATACTATTGTGATGTGGTTGTTTGGTTTGCCTATTTACGCTTTGGCGATATTTGTAGGCGGTTGGCCGTTTACTATTTTATATGCGCTCATGTTTTTTGAAGATGCCTTAAAATTCCTGCCAGTTTATTTCCGCATTCAAAAAAGAAAGTGGATGAAAAATTTAACTCTGTCGCATTGA
- a CDS encoding glycoside hydrolase family 3 protein, whose translation MNSTTVLRSAIFSVCSLFGIQAIACETQPNQPAIYKNPDCSFEARADDLLARMTLEEKISQMMNAAPAIPRLQIPAYEWWNEALHGVARAGAATVFPQAIGLAASFDTHLMGDVASVISDEARAKHHDFISRDSRLRYQGLTFWSPNVNIFRDPRWGRGQETYGEDPFLTAAMGVEFVKGLQQTDGKYRKLDATAKHFAVHSGPEANRHEFNAKPSERDLYETYLPAFRALVQDANVKSVMGAYNRVNGESASASQRLLQDILRKDWGFKGYVVSDCDSVEDIYLFHKIVPTAAEAAALAVKTGDDLNCGKTYAALKEAVDKKLITEQEIDVSLKRLLLTRFELGMFDDAKKVIWARIPYSVNQDSSHDQLARRAAQKSIVLLKNNGILPLSSKQKNIAVIGPTSDEIMSLLGNYYGTPAAPVTILQGVRAAAPAGTQVNYARGVDLVEGRDDPRAAPIIEPSYLRPDANSKEQGLKGEYFRGRDFAGKPIFTRIDSRISFRWDRGSPTDDAVARGEIKTADAVPADNFSVRWTGQLTAPTSGAYEISVAANDGMRLYINGALVIDSWDLSARLQSKSAKIDLQAGKSYAIKLEYFEDIRDAEVRLSWRLPNSKPGVEEALDLAKAADVIVFVGGLTGDVEGEEMTVNYPGFAGGDRTDIHLPQVQQRLLESLKATGKPVVVVLTTGSALAVDWAKKNADAILVAWYSGQRGGNAVADVLWGTENPAGRLPITFYKGDEKLPAFDDYSMHNRTYRYFTGEALYPFGHGLSYSEFKYSNLKLNKKAVRKQDEIQVAVDITNTSNRDGDEVVQLYAQPVAVKKEQAIKNLRGFVRVHLKAGETQTVHFTLKPNKALIRYDLASKQYVVDKGKYQLQVGASSSDVRLHDVISVK comes from the coding sequence ATGAACTCAACAACTGTTTTGCGCAGTGCTATTTTTTCGGTGTGTTCCCTGTTTGGCATACAGGCGATTGCCTGTGAAACGCAGCCTAACCAGCCCGCCATTTATAAAAATCCGGATTGTAGTTTTGAGGCGCGCGCCGATGATTTGTTGGCGCGCATGACCTTGGAAGAAAAAATCAGCCAAATGATGAATGCAGCGCCCGCCATCCCGCGCCTGCAAATACCTGCCTATGAGTGGTGGAATGAGGCGTTGCACGGTGTTGCGCGTGCAGGGGCCGCTACCGTATTTCCGCAAGCTATAGGTTTGGCTGCAAGCTTTGATACCCATTTGATGGGCGATGTGGCAAGCGTAATTAGCGATGAGGCACGCGCAAAACATCATGACTTTATCAGCCGGGATTCTCGCTTACGTTATCAGGGGCTTACTTTTTGGTCTCCCAATGTAAATATTTTCCGCGACCCGCGTTGGGGCCGTGGCCAGGAGACTTACGGTGAAGATCCATTTTTAACGGCTGCTATGGGTGTGGAATTTGTAAAAGGTCTGCAGCAAACCGATGGCAAATATCGCAAGCTTGACGCTACTGCAAAACATTTCGCCGTGCACTCGGGGCCAGAGGCAAATCGCCACGAATTTAATGCCAAGCCGAGCGAACGCGATTTGTATGAAACTTATTTACCCGCGTTTCGCGCGTTGGTTCAAGATGCCAATGTGAAATCTGTAATGGGTGCGTATAACCGTGTTAATGGCGAATCTGCATCAGCAAGCCAGCGTTTGCTGCAAGATATTTTGCGCAAAGACTGGGGCTTTAAAGGTTACGTAGTTTCAGATTGCGATTCGGTTGAAGACATCTATTTGTTCCATAAAATTGTTCCAACGGCTGCTGAAGCTGCTGCACTTGCCGTTAAAACCGGTGACGACTTGAATTGCGGAAAAACCTACGCGGCGCTGAAAGAAGCGGTTGATAAAAAATTAATCACCGAGCAAGAAATTGATGTGTCGCTCAAGCGTTTGTTATTAACGCGTTTTGAATTGGGCATGTTTGATGACGCCAAAAAAGTAATCTGGGCGCGCATTCCTTATTCCGTTAACCAGGACAGTTCTCACGATCAATTAGCGCGTCGTGCTGCGCAGAAATCTATCGTCTTGTTAAAAAACAATGGCATTTTGCCTCTATCAAGTAAGCAAAAAAATATTGCTGTTATTGGTCCAACTTCTGACGAAATTATGTCATTGCTCGGCAACTATTACGGCACGCCTGCGGCACCTGTCACTATATTGCAAGGTGTTCGTGCGGCTGCGCCAGCGGGTACACAAGTTAACTATGCTCGCGGTGTAGATTTAGTGGAGGGCCGTGATGACCCGCGTGCCGCACCTATTATTGAGCCCAGCTATTTGCGCCCCGATGCAAACTCTAAAGAGCAGGGCTTAAAAGGCGAATATTTCCGCGGCCGCGATTTTGCAGGAAAGCCGATATTCACACGCATTGATTCACGCATTTCGTTTCGTTGGGATCGTGGATCTCCCACTGACGATGCAGTGGCGCGCGGGGAAATTAAAACTGCCGATGCCGTTCCAGCAGATAATTTCTCAGTGCGCTGGACAGGACAATTAACTGCACCCACCTCAGGCGCTTATGAAATCAGCGTGGCAGCAAATGATGGAATGCGTTTATACATCAATGGCGCTTTGGTCATTGACTCTTGGGATTTATCTGCGCGCTTACAAAGCAAATCCGCAAAAATAGATTTGCAAGCCGGAAAATCCTATGCAATAAAACTGGAATATTTTGAAGATATTCGCGATGCAGAAGTGCGCTTGTCCTGGCGCTTACCTAATTCAAAACCCGGCGTTGAAGAAGCCTTGGATCTGGCGAAAGCAGCAGACGTTATTGTGTTTGTCGGCGGCTTAACAGGTGATGTTGAAGGTGAAGAAATGACGGTGAATTATCCGGGCTTTGCTGGTGGTGATCGTACTGATATTCATTTGCCACAAGTCCAACAGCGTTTGCTGGAGTCTTTGAAAGCAACCGGAAAACCTGTTGTAGTAGTTTTAACAACGGGCTCAGCACTGGCGGTGGATTGGGCCAAGAAAAATGCTGATGCAATTTTAGTAGCCTGGTATTCCGGTCAGCGCGGTGGTAATGCGGTGGCAGATGTCTTGTGGGGTACAGAAAATCCAGCAGGGCGTTTACCCATTACTTTCTATAAAGGTGATGAAAAACTACCAGCCTTTGATGATTATTCCATGCACAACAGAACCTACCGCTATTTTACGGGCGAAGCACTTTATCCATTTGGCCACGGCTTATCCTATTCGGAATTTAAATATTCCAATTTAAAACTGAATAAAAAAGCGGTGCGCAAACAGGATGAGATTCAGGTAGCGGTGGATATCACCAACACCAGCAATCGCGATGGAGATGAAGTGGTGCAGCTCTATGCGCAACCCGTTGCAGTCAAAAAAGAGCAGGCTATAAAAAACTTGCGCGGTTTTGTGCGTGTACATTTAAAAGCAGGCGAAACACAAACTGTGCATTTCACGCTTAAGCCGAATAAAGCACTAATTCGTTACGATCTCGCATCAAAACAATATGTGGTTGATAAAGGTAAGTATCAATTGCAGGTGGGTGCATCCAGTTCGGATGTGCGCTTGCATGATGTGATTAGCGTGAAATAA
- a CDS encoding DMT family protein, which yields MNPTIITILLLICSNIFMTFAWYAHLKELNNKPWIIAALVSWGIALFEYLLQVPANRIGHTVMNVGQLKILQEVITIGVFVPFAIFYLKEPLKLDYLWAGLCLLGAVFFMFRDKLN from the coding sequence ATGAACCCTACCATCATCACAATTCTGTTATTAATCTGCAGCAATATTTTTATGACTTTTGCGTGGTATGCGCACTTAAAAGAACTCAACAATAAGCCCTGGATTATTGCTGCACTGGTAAGTTGGGGCATAGCGTTATTTGAATATTTGTTACAGGTGCCGGCTAACCGTATAGGTCACACCGTAATGAATGTTGGGCAATTAAAAATTTTGCAGGAAGTTATTACAATTGGCGTTTTTGTTCCCTTTGCCATTTTTTATTTAAAAGAACCACTAAAGCTCGATTATCTTTGGGCGGGATTATGCTTGTTGGGTGCAGTATTTTTTATGTTTAGGGACAAACTGAATTAG
- a CDS encoding 23S rRNA (adenine(2030)-N(6))-methyltransferase RlmJ has product MLSYRHAFHAGNFADVLKHSLLLHTLNYMVQKEKPLRIIDTHAGAGAYKFSGNQPIKNREFDSGIGKLWMRDDLPPALKDYVTFIKAFNQGDQLEYYPGSPLFMQSALRPKDNLFLHELHSTDWRLLTEAIGGDKQVKIIDDDGLAGMQGLLPPPDRRGLIFIDPSYELKNEYYDVIKQVINAHKRFSTGTFVIWYPVVLRQRIDDMQKALVKSGIKNIQLFELGIAPDSPEYGMNSSGLFVINPPWTLWKAMEEALPYLADTLGENGEGFYRLEQLVAE; this is encoded by the coding sequence ATGCTCAGTTACCGTCACGCATTTCATGCAGGCAATTTTGCCGATGTACTTAAACACAGTCTGTTACTACACACACTTAATTACATGGTGCAAAAAGAAAAACCTTTGCGGATTATCGATACTCATGCCGGGGCGGGCGCTTATAAATTCAGCGGCAATCAACCCATCAAGAATCGTGAGTTTGATAGCGGCATTGGCAAGCTTTGGATGCGCGACGATTTACCTCCCGCCTTGAAAGACTATGTAACCTTTATCAAAGCCTTTAATCAAGGCGACCAACTCGAGTACTACCCTGGTTCGCCTTTGTTTATGCAATCTGCCTTACGGCCTAAAGACAATTTGTTCTTACATGAGTTGCATAGCACTGATTGGCGCCTATTAACGGAGGCAATTGGAGGCGACAAGCAAGTCAAGATTATTGACGATGATGGGCTTGCAGGCATGCAGGGATTGTTACCTCCGCCCGACAGGCGTGGCTTGATCTTTATTGATCCATCCTACGAATTAAAAAATGAATATTACGATGTGATTAAACAGGTTATAAATGCACATAAACGCTTTTCTACCGGAACTTTTGTTATCTGGTATCCCGTGGTTTTGCGCCAACGTATTGATGACATGCAAAAAGCTTTGGTGAAAAGCGGTATTAAAAATATTCAACTGTTCGAATTAGGCATTGCACCCGACAGCCCCGAATACGGCATGAATTCCAGCGGTTTATTTGTAATTAATCCACCCTGGACTTTATGGAAAGCAATGGAAGAAGCATTACCCTATCTGGCCGATACCTTAGGTGAAAATGGCGAAGGTTTCTATCGGCTTGAACAACTTGTCGCAGAATAA